One genomic region from Capra hircus breed San Clemente chromosome 18, ASM170441v1, whole genome shotgun sequence encodes:
- the ZNF574 gene encoding zinc finger protein 574, which translates to MTEESEETVLYIEHRYVCSECNQLYGSLEEVLMHQNSHVPQQHFELVGVADPGVTVAAEAASGTGLYQTLVQESQYQCLECGQLLMSPSQLLEHQELHLKMMAPQEAVPAEPAPKAPALSSSTIHYECVDCKALFASQELWLNHRQTHLRATPTKPPTPVVLGSPVVVGSPVGQTRVAVEHSYRKAEEGGEGAAVPSAAATTTEVVTEVELLLYKCSECSQLFQLPADFLEHQATHFPAPAPESEEPVLQQETLTPAPVEVPVSQPEPVPSSDHSYELRNGEALGRDRRGRRARRNNSGEPGGAATQELFCSACDQLFLSPHQLQQHLRSHREGVFKCPLCSRVFPSPSSLDQHLGDHSSESHFLCVDCGLAFGTEALLLAHRRAHTPNPLHSCPCGKTFVNLTKFLYHRRTHGVGGVPLPTTPVPPEEPILGFPEPAPAETGEPEAPEPPVAEESSAEPTAPGTYRCLLCSREFGKALQLTRHQRFVHRLERRHKCSICGKMFKKKSHVRNHLRTHTGERPFPCPDCSKPFNSPANLARHRLTHTGERPYRCGDCGKAFTQSSTLRQHRLVHAQHFPYRCQECGVRFHRPYRLLMHRYHHTGEYPYKCRECPRSFLLRRLLEVHQLVAHAGRQPHRCSSCGAAFPSSLRLREHRCAAAAAQAPRRFECGTCGKKVGSAARLQAHEAAHAAAGPGEVLAKEPPAPRAPRAARTPIASPPPLGSVAPATPAAPARRRGLECSECKKLFSTETSLQVHRRIHTGERPYPCPDCGKAFRQSTHLKDHRRLHTGERPFACEVCGKAFAISMRLAEHRRIHTGERPYSCPDCGKSYRSFSNLWKHRKTHQQQHQAAVRQQLAEAEAAVGLAVMETAVEALPLVEAIEIYPLAEAEGVQISG; encoded by the coding sequence ATGACTGAGGAGTCAGAGGAAACGGTCCTGTACATTGAGCACCGCTATGTCTGCTCTGAGTGCAACCAGCTCTAtggatccctggaggaggtgcTCATGCATCAGAACTCCCATGTGCCCCAGCAGCACTTTGAGCTCGTGGGTGTGGCTGACCCCGGAGTCACTGTGGCTGCAGAGGCAGCTTCTGGCACGGGCCTCTATCAGACCCTCGTCCAGGAGAGCCAGTACCAGTGCTTGGAGTGTGGGCAGCTGCTCATGTCACCCAGCCAGCTCCTGGAGCACCAGGAGCTGCACCTGAAGATGATGGCACCCCAGGAGGCAGTGCCAGCTGAGCCAGCACCCAAGGCACCTGCCCTGAGTTCCAGTACCATCCACTATGAGTGTGTGGATTGCAAGGCTCTCTTTGCCAGCCAGGAGCTCTGGCTGAACCACCGGCAGACACACCTCCGGGCCACTCCCACCAAGCCTCCGACTCCAGTTGTCCTGGGGTCCCCAGTTGTCGTGGGGTCCCCTGTGGGCCAGACCCGCGTGGCTGTGGAGCACTCATACCGCAAAGCAgaagagggtggggaaggggcagcTGTCCCGTCTGCTGCTGCCACCACCACTGAGGTGGTGACCGAGGTGGAGCTGCTCCTCTACAAGTGTTCGGAGTGCTCACAGCTCTTCCAGCTGCCAGCCGACTTCCTGGAGCATCAGGCCACCCACTTCCCTGCTCCTGCCCCGGAGTCTGAGGAGCCCGTCTTGCAGCAGGAGACTCTGACCCCAGCGCCGGTGGAGGTGCCTGTGTCTCAGCCTGAGCCCGTGCCCTCCTCTGACCACAGTTATGAGCTGCGCAACGGGGAAGCCCTCGGGCGCGATCGCCGGGGGCGCAGGGCGCGGAGGAACAACAGCGGAGAGCCAGGCGGGGCAGCCACCCAGGAGCTCTTTTGCTCAGCCTGTGACCAGCTCTTTCTCTCACCTCACCAGCTACAGCAGCACCTGCGGAGTCACCGGGAGGGTGTCTTCAAGTGCCCCCTGTGCAGTCGTGTCTTCCCCAGCCCTTCCAGTCTGGACCAGCACCTTGGAGACCACAGCAGTGAGTCTCATTTCCTGTgcgtggactgtggcctggccTTTGGCACAGAGGCCCTCCTCCTGGCCCACCGGCGAGCCCACACCCCCAATCCTCTGCATTCGTGTCCGTGTGGAAAGACCTTTGTCAACCTCACCAAATTCCTTTATCACCGGCGTACCCACGGGGTTGGGGGTGTCcctctgcccacaacaccagtCCCCCCAGAGGAGCCCATCCTTGGCTTTCCTGAGCCAGCCCCAGCAGAGACTGGAGAGCCGGAGGCCCCGGAGCCCCCCGTGGCCGAGGAGAGCTCAGCTGAGCCCACCGCCCCAGGCACCTACCGCTGCCTCCTCTGCAGTCGCGAGTTTGGCAAGGCGCTGCAGCTGACCCGGCACCAGCGTTTTGTGCACCGGCTGGAACGGCGCCATAAGTGTAGTATCTGCGGCAAGATGTTCAAGAAGAAGTCGCACGTGCGTAACCACCTGCGCACGCACACGGGCGAGCGGCCCTTCCCCTGCCCGGACTGCTCCAAGCCCTTCAACTCGCCCGCCAACCTGGCCCGCCACCGCCTCACCCACACCGGTGAGCGGCCCTACCGCTGTGGGGACTGCGGCAAGGCCTTCACCCAGAGCTCCACGCTGCGGCAGCACCGGCTGGTGCACGCCCAGCACTTCCCATACCGCTGCCAGGAGTGCGGGGTGCGCTTCCACCGGCCCTACCGCCTGCTCATGCACCGCTACCACCACACGGGCGAGTACCCCTACAAGTGTCGCGAGTGCCCCCGCTCCTTCTTGCTGCGCCGGCTGCTGGAGGTGCACCAGCTGGTGGCCCACGCCGGGCGCCAGCCCCACCGCTGCTCGTCCTGTGGTGCTGCCTTCCCCTCCTCGCTGCGCCTGCGGGAGCACCGCTGTGCAGCTGCTGCCGCCCAGGCCCCGCGGCGCTTTGAGTGCGGCACGTGTGGCAAGAAGGTGGGCTCGGCCGCTCGGCTGCAGGCGCACGAGGCTGCCCACGCGGCGGCTGGGCCAGGCGAGGTCCTGGCTAAGGAGCCCCCGGCCCCTCGGGCCCCGCGGGCTGCACGCACACCCATTGCCTCCCCGCCGCCCCTCGGGAGCGTGGCCCCTGCCACCCCTGCGGCCCCCGCCCGACGTCGCGGCCTGGAGTGCAGCGAGTGCAAGAAGCTGTTCAGCACAGAGACATCGCTGCAGGTGCACCGGCGCATCCACACCGGCGAGCGGCCATACCCCTGCCCGGACTGTGGCAAGGCCTTCCGCCAGAGCACCCACCTGAAGGACCACCGCCGCCTGCACACCGGCGAGCGGCCGTTCGCCTGTGAAGTGTGTGGCAAGGCCTTCGCCATCTCCATGCGCTTGGCAGAACATCGCCGCATCCACACGGGTGAACGGCCCTACTCGTGCCCCGACTGTGGCAAGAGCTACCGCTCCTTCTCCAACCTGTGGAAGCACCGCAAGAcccaccagcagcagcaccaggcagCTGTGCGGCAGCAGCTGGCAGAGGCTGAAGCCGCTGTCGGCCTGGCTGTGATGGAGACTGCAGTGGAGGCTCTGCCCCTGGTGGAGGCCATCGAGATCTACCCTCTGGCTGAGGCCGAGGGGGTCCAGATCAGTGGCTGA